In Mytilus trossulus isolate FHL-02 chromosome 6, PNRI_Mtr1.1.1.hap1, whole genome shotgun sequence, a single window of DNA contains:
- the LOC134721485 gene encoding uncharacterized protein LOC134721485 → MAGSVTPKQAEAYWKKYNKDGNDVLTIEEVKQCLQDVYETVDDFDINEKFIFFGQKEAKNLTKEEFMTGILRTQKCDELKNAFEEMDKDGSGSLTKEELEAGLSSHGFEGEQAKCIVEELDYDSDGKYNLKEFLESVSFSEMFAKAYKF, encoded by the exons atggCCGGATCTGTAACACCAAAACAAGCAGAAGCTTACTGGAAGAAGTATAATAAAGATGGCAATGATGTTCTTACAATAGAGGAGGTGAAGCAATGCCTTCAGGATGTATACGAAACGGTTGATGATTTCGACATAAAT GAAAAGTTTATTTTCTTCGGACAAAAGGAAGCAAAGAATTTAACGAAAGAGGAATTCATGACAGGCATACTTAGAACTCAAAAATG TGATGAGTTAAAGAATGCATTTGAAGAAATGGATAAAGATGGAAGCGGAAGTCTGACTAAAGAGGAACTTGAAGCAGGTCTATCAAGTCATGGATTTGAAGGCGAACAAGCTAAATGCATTGTAGAAGAACTAGATTATGATAGTGATGGAAAATATAACTTGAAAGAATTCCTAGAATCAGTTTCATTTAGTGAAATGTTTGCAAAGGCGTACAAGTTTTAG
- the LOC134723519 gene encoding uncharacterized protein LOC134723519, with product MLAHGLVLLVVVVIVQSGIPGIIKGCPGCSVKGVCYFPNQEWKQGCWTKKCSVYSNGFVQGWRTPVVKTQCPGRYGNCIDHGQQVTNGCYCKVTGSHWSFVGNCYGK from the exons ATGTTGGCACACGGTTTGGTTTTACTGGTCGTTGTAGTGATTGTTCAGTCTGGAATACCTGGCATAA taaaaGGTTGTCCAGGTTGCAGTGTAAAGGGAGTTTGTTATTTCCCGAATCAAGAATGGAAACAAGGTTGCTGGACAAAGAAATGCTCCGTTTATTCCAATGGTTTCGTACAAGGATGGAGGACGCCGGTAGTGAAAACAC AATGCCCAGGGAGATATGGTAACTGTATAGATCACGGCCAACAGGTTACAAATGGGTGTTATTGTAAGGTTACAGGATCACACTGGTCGTTTGTTGGCAACTGCTATGGGAAATAA